The segment CTATATTTCAATGCACGCCGATTCGGTTTTATTGGATGCAGTACGTGCAGGAGGAAGATGGGAAATGCCTCAATATCAACTTGCTCGGATGGATCAACGGCGCCGTCAGCGTCGGCATCGACGTGTGGATGATTGGCATCCCGCTGTCTCAGATTAAAAAGCTGGAACTAcactggaagaagaagattggAGCGGCAATCATGTTCTTGACGGGAACTTTGTAAGTAATGACCCTTGCAAATGTGCCACCTGAGCCTGGGAGATGTGTGGCTTGGGTTTGTAATTGAAGTTGGCTGCCCTGGAGCCGCAGACGCTGACTGTCTTGCAGTGTAACAGTTGTGTCCATCCTGCGACTGCAGTCGCTTCTTTATTTCTATAGTTCAGAAAATCCCACCTGGGATCTGTGGCATACAGCGTGGTGGTCGACTATTGAGATCAACATCGGCCTCATATGTGCCTGTCTTCCAACAGTCCGACTGATACTGGTCCGCATGTGTCCGCGGGTATTTGGGAGTACGATCAACTCGACAATGGCGAGATCCAGGGCGTCTAGGGGGAATAGCATGCTGGTGCGGAGGCAGCAGGTCCGGATTGTCAGCCTCGATATTCAACTGGAGAACGCGTCATCCACAAAGATAAAGGAGGAACAGTGGGAGCCATCTCTGACGGCGCCAGAGGAGCAACCGGACGAAAACTTCTACCATGCCAAGTAGAGAGGGATACGGGATGACGACGTGGCGTTGCATTGGATGGTGCAAGCTGAGATCAGCCGAGATCGATTGTCTATTTCTTGAGCGTGATATTTTGAGACGGGGTTGATACCAAAAAAGTCGCACGTTTTACAGACATGTAACTTCTAGTCAAATACTATGCCTTTTCATGAACCAGAAATGGGTGCGCAGTCTCGCTATGCCGCAAAGTACTCTGCTAATTAAGCGAATGAAACCAGGAGCGAGGCCGAGTACTTTGAGCAGCATTAGTGAACAGGCGGTCGCAACTAGGTTGATGATGTTCGACCGGGTTAGCCAGTGCAAGCAGCTTCTTGATCGGCATCACCTGGGGCGGCGCGCAATTCCCATGGAGCAGCTGGCATGCCTTGGTTCCCATCATTGTCGGCGCAGTCGGCCTagttgctgctgggctgTGGGAGGTATATGGCACTGAACGCTCGTTTGTTTGCGTGTCCTTGCTAAATAGC is part of the Metarhizium brunneum chromosome 4, complete sequence genome and harbors:
- the SAT4_6 gene encoding Satratoxin biosynthesis SC1 cluster protein 4 produces the protein MCSVTGLLVLARLVFKQYFSYQRTLKTDDWVIIASVLVGLPCTILNTTGLTHYGLGKDVWTLQPATIAEFARYFYIQQILYIFLITSIKISLLCFYLTIFPGRTTRLLLWITVAFSASFGVVSTIVSIFQCTPIRFYWMQYVQEEDGKCLNINLLGWINGAVSVGIDVWMIGIPLSQIKKLELHWKKKIGAAIMFLTGTFVTVVSILRLQSLLYFYSSENPTWDLWHTAWWSTIEINIGLICACLPTVRLILVRMCPRVFGSTINSTMARSRASRGNSMLVRRQQVRIVSLDIQLENASSTKIKEEQWEPSLTAPEEQPDENFYHAK